The following are encoded together in the Nocardioides thalensis genome:
- the yajC gene encoding preprotein translocase subunit YajC, which yields MDTLVGLLPIIAIALVFWLLIIRPQMRRQRELVQMQSAISAGDEVLLSSGVFGTIAAIEDTHLMVTIAPGVEIKVARGAVAQILRDEPAPELGEQRDAEATDAPDTDTEER from the coding sequence TTGGATACCCTCGTCGGCCTGCTGCCGATCATCGCGATCGCGCTCGTCTTCTGGCTGCTCATCATCCGCCCCCAGATGCGACGTCAGCGCGAGCTCGTCCAGATGCAGTCCGCGATCTCCGCGGGTGACGAGGTGCTCCTGAGCTCGGGAGTCTTCGGCACCATCGCGGCGATCGAGGACACGCACCTGATGGTGACGATCGCCCCGGGCGTCGAGATCAAGGTCGCGCGCGGCGCGGTCGCGCAGATCCTGCGTGACGAGCCGGCCCCGGAGCTCGGCGAGCAGCGCGACGCTGAGGCCACCGACGCTCCCGACACCGACACCGAGGAGCGCTGA
- the ruvB gene encoding Holliday junction branch migration DNA helicase RuvB, producing MPFHEEELEAAEGTHLRSLTAAEAEGDERAVEAALRPRSLDEVVGQSRVRDQLGLVLEAARQRGRAPDHVLLSGPPGLGKTTLAMIIAHEMQSPLRLTSGPAITHAGDLAAILSGLNEGEVLFVDEIHRMSRPAEEMLYMAMEDFRVDVVIGKGPGATAIPLEIPPFTLVGATTRAGLLPGPLRDRFGFTAHLEFYEPADLDRILHRSAGLLGVDLTDEGSAEIASRSRGTPRIANRLLRRVRDYAQVRADGVVTVEVARSALDLYEVDELGLDRLDRAVLDVLCSRFGGGPVGVSTLAVAVGEERETVEEVAEPFLVRNGFLARTPRGRIATPAAWRHLGLTAPPTTEAGDATLFEDVPEQ from the coding sequence ATGCCCTTCCACGAAGAGGAGCTCGAGGCGGCCGAGGGGACCCACCTGCGGTCCCTGACCGCCGCCGAGGCGGAGGGCGACGAGCGCGCCGTCGAGGCGGCGCTCCGCCCGCGCAGCCTCGACGAGGTCGTCGGACAGTCGCGGGTGCGCGACCAGCTCGGCCTGGTGCTCGAGGCGGCCCGGCAGCGGGGGAGGGCCCCCGACCACGTGCTGCTCTCCGGCCCGCCCGGGCTGGGCAAGACGACCCTGGCGATGATCATCGCCCACGAGATGCAGTCGCCGCTGCGCCTCACGAGCGGACCGGCGATCACCCACGCCGGCGACCTGGCCGCCATCCTCTCCGGCCTCAACGAGGGCGAGGTCCTCTTCGTCGACGAGATCCACCGGATGTCGCGGCCCGCCGAGGAGATGCTCTACATGGCGATGGAGGACTTCCGGGTCGACGTCGTCATCGGCAAGGGGCCTGGCGCGACCGCGATCCCGCTCGAGATTCCGCCGTTCACGCTGGTCGGCGCGACCACTCGGGCCGGGCTGCTCCCGGGCCCGCTCCGCGACCGGTTCGGCTTCACCGCCCACCTCGAGTTCTACGAGCCCGCCGACCTCGACCGGATCCTGCACCGCTCGGCGGGGCTGCTCGGCGTCGACCTCACCGACGAGGGGTCTGCCGAGATCGCCTCGCGCTCTCGCGGCACGCCCCGCATCGCCAACCGGCTGCTGCGCCGGGTGCGCGACTACGCCCAGGTGCGTGCCGACGGCGTGGTCACCGTCGAGGTCGCCCGGTCCGCGCTCGACCTCTACGAGGTCGACGAGCTCGGCCTCGACCGTCTCGACCGCGCGGTCCTCGACGTCCTGTGCAGCCGCTTCGGCGGCGGCCCCGTCGGGGTCTCGACCCTCGCGGTCGCCGTCGGGGAGGAGCGCGAGACGGTCGAGGAGGTGGCGGAGCCGTTCCTCGTGCGCAACGGGTTCCTCGCGCGGACCCCACGCGGCCGGATCGCGACACCCGCGGCCTGGCGGCACCTCGGCCTGACCGCTCCGCCGACGACCGAGGCCGGCGACGCCACGCTCTTCGAGGACGTCCCCGAGCAGTAG
- the ruvA gene encoding Holliday junction branch migration protein RuvA: MIAFVRGRVSAVTLSSAVLEVGGVGLELMCTPATLAGLRPGHEATLPTSMVVREDSLTLFGFTDDDEKSTFELVQTASGVGPKLAQAMLAVLSPDGIRVAIAADDVKTLTKVPGIGQKGAQRIILELKDRIGAPTGTAGAAAVAPQAPWRDQVAQGLVGLGYNAKDADKAVDAVADQAGAAPDVGALLRAALQTLSKA, encoded by the coding sequence ATGATCGCGTTCGTCCGAGGCCGGGTCTCGGCCGTCACGCTCTCGAGCGCCGTGCTCGAGGTCGGCGGAGTCGGGCTCGAGCTCATGTGCACCCCCGCCACCCTCGCCGGGCTGCGGCCGGGGCACGAGGCGACGCTGCCGACGAGCATGGTCGTCCGCGAGGACTCGCTGACCCTGTTCGGCTTCACCGACGACGACGAGAAGTCCACGTTCGAGCTGGTGCAGACCGCCTCCGGCGTGGGGCCGAAGCTGGCGCAGGCGATGCTGGCGGTGCTCTCGCCCGACGGCATCCGCGTCGCCATCGCGGCCGACGACGTCAAGACGTTGACGAAGGTGCCTGGCATCGGCCAGAAGGGCGCCCAACGCATCATCCTCGAGCTCAAGGACCGCATCGGCGCGCCGACCGGGACCGCGGGCGCCGCGGCAGTCGCGCCGCAGGCCCCGTGGCGCGACCAGGTCGCCCAGGGCCTCGTGGGTCTCGGCTACAACGCCAAGGACGCCGACAAGGCGGTGGATGCCGTGGCCGACCAGGCCGGTGCGGCTCCTGACGTCGGTGCGCTGCTGCGCGCGGCCCTGCAGACCCTGTCGAAGGCCTGA
- the ruvC gene encoding crossover junction endodeoxyribonuclease RuvC — protein sequence MGIDPGLTRCGTGVVEGTVGRPLSLVDVSVIRTSSDLAVPDRLVTIEAGIEARLDDYRPDAVAIERIFARSDVSTIMGTAQAAGVAMVCAARRGLPIALHTPSEVKAAVSGNGRADKTQVGAMVTRILRLEATPKPADAADALALAITHIWRGGAQARIDAALAAAAGRRGHR from the coding sequence CTGGGGATCGATCCCGGCCTGACCCGGTGCGGGACGGGAGTCGTCGAGGGGACGGTCGGGCGACCGCTGAGCCTCGTCGACGTCAGCGTCATCCGCACCTCCTCCGACCTCGCGGTGCCCGACCGCCTGGTCACGATCGAGGCGGGCATCGAGGCGCGCCTCGACGACTACCGCCCCGACGCGGTCGCGATCGAGCGGATCTTCGCCCGCTCCGACGTCAGCACGATCATGGGTACGGCGCAGGCGGCAGGGGTCGCGATGGTCTGTGCCGCGCGCCGCGGGCTGCCGATCGCGCTCCACACGCCGAGCGAAGTGAAGGCCGCCGTCTCCGGCAACGGCCGCGCCGACAAGACCCAGGTGGGGGCGATGGTCACGCGCATCCTGCGTCTCGAGGCGACCCCCAAGCCCGCCGACGCCGCCGACGCGCTGGCACTGGCCATCACGCACATCTGGCGCGGCGGCGCGCAGGCCCGCATCGACGCCGCGCTGGCCGCCGCCGCAGGAAGAAGAGGTCACCGATGA
- a CDS encoding YebC/PmpR family DNA-binding transcriptional regulator produces the protein MSGHSKWATTKHKKAAIDAKRGKLFAKLIKNIEIAAKMGGPDPAGNPTLYDAIQKAKKQSVPNKNIDSAVKRGGGLEGGGVDYETIMYEVYGPQGVALLVECLTDNRNRAAMEVRTAVTRNGGSMADPGSVSRLFNRKGVVVVPKAQEGKEVTEDDVLEATLDAGAEEVSDLGDSFEVQSEATDVVAVRTALQAAGIDYDSAEVQFVASMDIPVADPDAAGKVFRLIDAVDDLDDVQNVFSNADVPDDVMESVEV, from the coding sequence ATGTCTGGCCACTCCAAGTGGGCGACCACCAAGCACAAGAAGGCCGCGATCGACGCCAAGCGCGGCAAGCTCTTCGCCAAGCTGATCAAGAACATCGAGATCGCGGCGAAGATGGGTGGTCCCGACCCCGCCGGCAACCCCACGCTCTACGACGCCATCCAGAAGGCGAAGAAGCAGTCGGTCCCCAACAAGAACATCGACTCCGCGGTCAAGCGCGGCGGCGGCCTCGAGGGCGGCGGCGTCGACTACGAGACGATCATGTACGAGGTCTACGGGCCGCAGGGCGTCGCGCTGCTCGTGGAGTGCCTCACCGACAACCGCAACCGGGCCGCCATGGAGGTCCGCACCGCGGTCACCCGCAACGGCGGCAGCATGGCCGACCCCGGCTCGGTGTCGCGGCTGTTCAACCGCAAGGGCGTCGTCGTCGTACCGAAGGCCCAGGAGGGCAAGGAGGTCACGGAGGACGACGTCCTCGAGGCCACCCTCGACGCCGGGGCCGAGGAGGTCAGTGACCTGGGCGACAGCTTCGAGGTGCAGTCCGAGGCGACCGACGTCGTCGCGGTCCGTACGGCGCTCCAGGCCGCCGGCATCGACTACGACTCCGCCGAGGTGCAGTTCGTCGCCTCGATGGACATCCCGGTCGCCGACCCCGACGCCGCCGGCAAGGTCTTCCGCCTCATCGACGCCGTCGACGACCTCGACGACGTCCAGAACGTCTTCTCCAACGCCGACGTCCCCGACGACGTCATGGAGTCGGTCGAGGTCTGA
- the pdxT gene encoding pyridoxal 5'-phosphate synthase glutaminase subunit PdxT — protein MPAIGVFALQGDVREHVATLSALGADAFTVRRPSELERCDGLVLPGGESTTMAKLARTFDLLDPLRQRVKDGMPTFGTCAGMILLADRIRDGIEGQETIGGLDVTVRRNAFGRQVDSFEADLPFTGLDDPVHAVFIRAPWVEEVGPGVEVLASAEGHPVAVRQGHLLATSFHPEVDGDGRVHRLFLELVGR, from the coding sequence GTGCCAGCCATCGGAGTCTTCGCCTTGCAGGGCGACGTCCGCGAGCACGTCGCGACGCTCAGCGCGCTCGGTGCCGACGCGTTCACCGTCCGCCGACCGAGCGAGCTCGAGCGCTGCGACGGGCTGGTGCTGCCGGGCGGCGAGTCCACGACCATGGCCAAGCTGGCGCGCACCTTCGACCTGCTCGACCCGCTGCGGCAGCGGGTCAAGGACGGGATGCCGACGTTCGGCACGTGCGCCGGGATGATCCTGCTCGCCGACCGGATCCGCGACGGGATCGAGGGCCAGGAGACCATCGGCGGGCTCGACGTCACCGTGCGGCGCAACGCGTTCGGGCGCCAGGTCGACTCGTTCGAGGCGGACCTCCCGTTCACCGGCCTCGACGACCCGGTGCATGCCGTCTTCATCCGGGCGCCGTGGGTCGAGGAGGTCGGGCCCGGCGTCGAGGTGCTCGCCTCGGCCGAAGGGCACCCGGTCGCCGTACGGCAGGGACACCTGCTGGCCACGTCGTTCCATCCCGAGGTCGACGGGGACGGACGGGTGCACCGTCTCTTCCTCGAACTGGTCGGTCGATAG
- a CDS encoding signal peptidase I, whose translation MTRVRSGLLTIGAIVGSLCLLLALAGLVAGVKPLVFRSGSMGPEIPAGALGLSRPVAADDLAVGDVVSVVTSDGTRVTHRIVGIAGEGEVRVLTLQGDANAAPDVETYPVGETDRVFWSVPVAGYVVSWIGTPLGMCLMGGFVLAMLVVIFRRRPAGGKRRATGLAAAGAAAAVTVAATTGTAAAFTDTSAATGGALAAHTVASQAQPQCQNVDGVLILGNIARLTWTQVDSRYEYVWEVQTTGGAAVASGVVGNGTATGATVTLDIGTGLVGINANYTVIIRARLTATTSWVAATTTSTPIRRASILIIGAAMRCGWA comes from the coding sequence GTGACCCGGGTGCGGAGCGGGCTGCTGACGATCGGCGCGATCGTCGGCTCGCTCTGCCTCCTGCTCGCCCTCGCGGGGCTGGTCGCCGGGGTGAAGCCGCTGGTCTTCCGGTCCGGCTCGATGGGCCCCGAGATCCCGGCCGGCGCCCTGGGCCTCTCCCGCCCGGTCGCCGCTGACGACCTCGCCGTGGGCGATGTCGTCAGCGTGGTCACGAGCGACGGCACGCGAGTGACGCACCGCATCGTCGGCATCGCCGGCGAGGGGGAGGTCCGGGTCCTCACCCTGCAGGGCGACGCGAACGCCGCGCCCGACGTCGAGACCTACCCGGTCGGCGAGACGGACCGGGTCTTCTGGTCGGTGCCGGTGGCGGGATACGTCGTCTCCTGGATCGGCACGCCGCTGGGGATGTGCCTGATGGGCGGCTTCGTCCTCGCGATGCTCGTCGTGATCTTCCGCCGGCGGCCCGCGGGCGGGAAGCGGAGGGCGACGGGCCTGGCTGCTGCCGGCGCGGCGGCCGCCGTGACGGTTGCGGCGACGACCGGCACCGCCGCCGCGTTCACCGACACCTCGGCGGCGACCGGTGGCGCCCTAGCTGCGCACACCGTCGCCTCCCAAGCCCAGCCCCAGTGTCAGAACGTCGACGGTGTGCTCATCCTCGGAAACATCGCACGACTCACTTGGACCCAGGTCGATAGTCGATACGAATACGTCTGGGAGGTGCAGACGACCGGGGGAGCGGCAGTCGCCAGCGGCGTAGTGGGCAACGGCACCGCGACAGGAGCGACCGTGACCCTGGACATCGGCACCGGTCTGGTCGGCATCAACGCCAACTACACCGTCATCATCAGGGCCCGATTGACGGCCACGACGTCGTGGGTCGCAGCGACCACGACATCGACTCCCATTCGCCGCGCCAGCATCCTCATCATCGGCGCCGCGATGCGATGCGGGTGGGCCTGA
- a CDS encoding SipW-dependent-type signal peptide-containing protein: MARHAAPRRRVWFGSGRTRAVLSLGVVLALGVAGTTAYWTDTAAVSTGPVTSGAMDLQVAQTTAGPWGAVGTGTAFSASHVTVPNLTPSEAYAFPLAVRNVGQADFTYTATVTQGGSPAWTFVGTPIQVQLYAGSPVTVDTTYPVQQTCGGTALTASPVTVTAGSTIVTSAARRVDAGATDAQLCVLVSMVSTADNANQGRQGQLRFDLSATQVTS; the protein is encoded by the coding sequence ATGGCTAGGCACGCCGCGCCGCGGCGGCGCGTGTGGTTCGGCAGCGGTCGGACCCGGGCCGTCTTGTCCCTCGGGGTCGTGCTGGCGCTGGGCGTCGCGGGCACGACGGCGTACTGGACCGACACCGCGGCGGTCAGCACCGGCCCCGTCACGTCCGGCGCCATGGACCTCCAGGTCGCGCAGACCACGGCCGGTCCGTGGGGCGCCGTGGGCACGGGTACGGCGTTCTCCGCCTCCCACGTCACGGTGCCCAACCTGACGCCGTCGGAGGCCTACGCCTTCCCGCTCGCGGTCAGGAACGTCGGCCAGGCCGACTTCACCTACACCGCCACCGTCACGCAGGGCGGATCGCCCGCCTGGACGTTCGTCGGCACCCCCATCCAGGTGCAGCTGTATGCCGGCAGCCCGGTGACCGTCGACACGACCTATCCCGTCCAGCAGACCTGTGGAGGCACGGCCCTGACGGCGTCGCCGGTGACCGTCACCGCCGGGAGCACCATCGTGACCAGCGCCGCGCGACGCGTCGACGCCGGCGCGACGGACGCCCAGCTCTGCGTCCTGGTGTCGATGGTCTCGACCGCCGACAACGCCAACCAGGGCAGGCAGGGCCAGCTCCGCTTCGACCTCTCGGCGACCCAGGTGACGTCGTGA
- a CDS encoding LPXTG cell wall anchor domain-containing protein — MLPLALSAALALAAADVPSAHADDLALSSDGRHWRNDLRQPLFDRGFRWVPGDSEVEKFYVRDDGPTDATMTVAVTTRDPADLLPDDDIEIAARVSRGEWIPLRNGADLSPLVRRDVERGEVARVDVRVDFLWESTNQSMTDLLPLDLVVTLAQRGTDPGGHLPDAGSGVSRWLVLLGAALLGSGVALVAGRRRQERADG, encoded by the coding sequence ATGCTCCCCCTCGCACTGTCGGCGGCGCTTGCCCTCGCGGCCGCGGACGTGCCGTCGGCGCACGCGGACGATCTCGCGCTGAGCTCCGACGGCCGACACTGGCGCAACGACCTCCGGCAACCGTTGTTCGACCGGGGCTTTCGCTGGGTGCCGGGCGACAGTGAGGTCGAGAAGTTCTACGTTCGCGACGACGGACCGACCGACGCGACGATGACGGTCGCCGTCACGACGCGCGACCCGGCGGACCTGCTCCCCGACGACGACATCGAGATCGCGGCGCGGGTGTCACGGGGGGAATGGATCCCGCTGCGCAACGGCGCCGACCTCAGCCCGTTGGTTCGGCGCGACGTCGAGCGAGGGGAGGTGGCCCGGGTCGACGTGCGGGTCGACTTCCTGTGGGAGTCGACGAATCAGTCGATGACCGATCTGCTGCCGCTCGACCTCGTCGTCACCCTTGCCCAGCGCGGCACCGACCCCGGCGGACACCTGCCGGATGCCGGCAGCGGCGTCAGCCGGTGGCTCGTCCTCCTCGGCGCGGCGCTGCTGGGCAGCGGCGTCGCGCTCGTGGCTGGCCGGAGACGACAGGAGCGGGCCGATGGCTAG
- a CDS encoding signal peptidase I, whose translation MAGGRPALRWVGQVVAWSLILGVVAAVTVAVLVPRVAGGTPYSVLTGSMRPDYPPGTLVVVRPVAPEDVRSGDVITYQRESGSSTVVTHRVVTVSTSLTGEVTFTTQGDANDAVDPDPVRAVQVRGRLWYAVPHVGRVNQLLTGRQRRTTVYLAAGGLLGYAAYMFTGALRGRRLRGEPA comes from the coding sequence ATGGCGGGCGGGCGACCCGCCCTGCGGTGGGTCGGCCAGGTCGTGGCCTGGTCGCTGATCCTCGGGGTGGTCGCTGCGGTGACGGTCGCAGTGCTGGTCCCACGAGTTGCGGGCGGGACTCCCTACAGCGTGCTCACCGGCTCGATGCGACCCGACTATCCGCCCGGCACCCTCGTGGTGGTGAGGCCGGTCGCTCCCGAGGACGTCCGGAGCGGCGACGTGATCACCTACCAGCGGGAGTCGGGCAGCTCGACGGTCGTCACGCACCGCGTGGTGACGGTGTCGACCAGCCTCACCGGAGAGGTCACCTTCACGACGCAAGGTGACGCCAACGACGCGGTCGATCCGGATCCGGTGCGAGCGGTGCAGGTCAGAGGCAGGCTCTGGTACGCCGTTCCCCACGTGGGGCGTGTCAACCAGCTGCTCACCGGTCGACAGCGCCGAACGACCGTCTACCTGGCTGCCGGTGGTCTCCTCGGCTACGCCGCCTACATGTTCACCGGCGCGCTCCGCGGGCGCCGCCTCCGGGGGGAGCCGGCCTGA
- a CDS encoding alternate-type signal peptide domain-containing protein, with the protein MRRTTKGALAASGAAVLLLGGAGTVAFWSDDGTVDGGTIAAGTLTLSDLDCADTWTEGADTDVQLLVPGDTVTKACTGTITMTGDHIAATVALDDSSVATAEAAFNDAAPDAVNVDAVDITADLTGGGTVTTSGAVSLTITVDWPYGASADNESQGVSTSALNGLVVTAVQADPHP; encoded by the coding sequence ATGAGAAGAACGACCAAGGGCGCACTGGCCGCGAGCGGCGCCGCGGTGCTGCTCCTCGGTGGCGCCGGCACCGTCGCGTTCTGGAGCGACGATGGGACCGTCGACGGTGGCACGATCGCGGCCGGCACGCTGACGCTGTCCGACCTCGATTGCGCCGACACCTGGACCGAGGGCGCGGACACCGACGTCCAGCTGCTCGTCCCAGGTGACACGGTCACCAAGGCGTGCACCGGGACGATCACCATGACCGGTGACCACATCGCGGCGACGGTGGCGCTCGACGACTCGTCGGTGGCCACGGCCGAGGCGGCCTTCAACGATGCGGCCCCTGATGCCGTCAACGTCGACGCCGTCGACATCACCGCGGACCTCACCGGAGGCGGTACCGTCACGACGTCGGGAGCGGTCTCCCTCACGATCACGGTCGACTGGCCGTACGGAGCGTCCGCGGACAACGAGTCCCAGGGCGTCTCGACGAGTGCGCTCAACGGCCTCGTCGTCACCGCTGTCCAGGCCGACCCGCACCCCTAG
- the pdxS gene encoding pyridoxal 5'-phosphate synthase lyase subunit PdxS — MSEQHEIGTTRVKRGMAEMLKGGVIMDVVTPEQAKIAEDAGAVAVMALERVPADIRAQGGVSRMSDPDMIDGIIEAVSIPVMAKARIGHFAEAQVLQSLGVDYIDESEVLTPADYANHIDKWAFTVPFVCGATNLGEALRRITEGAAMIRSKGEAGTGDVSNAVTHMRTIRGEIRRLGSLADDELYVAAKELQAPYDLVVEVARTGKLPVVLFTAGGIATPADAAMMMQLGAEGVFVGSGIFKSGNPAQRAEAIVKATTFYDDPDVVAKVSRGLGEAMVGINVEEIPQPHRLAERGW, encoded by the coding sequence ATGAGCGAGCAGCACGAGATCGGCACTACCCGGGTCAAGCGCGGCATGGCCGAGATGCTCAAGGGCGGCGTGATCATGGACGTGGTCACCCCCGAGCAGGCCAAGATCGCCGAGGACGCCGGCGCGGTCGCCGTGATGGCGCTCGAGCGGGTCCCCGCCGACATCCGCGCCCAGGGCGGCGTCTCCCGGATGAGCGACCCCGACATGATCGACGGCATCATCGAGGCCGTCTCGATCCCGGTGATGGCCAAGGCCCGGATCGGTCACTTCGCCGAGGCACAGGTGCTGCAGTCCCTCGGGGTGGACTACATCGACGAGTCCGAGGTACTGACCCCGGCCGACTACGCCAACCACATCGACAAGTGGGCGTTCACGGTGCCGTTCGTGTGCGGTGCGACCAACCTGGGCGAGGCGCTGCGCCGCATCACCGAGGGCGCGGCGATGATCCGCTCCAAGGGCGAGGCCGGCACGGGCGACGTGTCCAACGCCGTCACCCACATGCGCACGATCCGCGGCGAGATCCGCCGACTGGGCTCGCTCGCCGACGACGAACTGTACGTCGCAGCGAAGGAGCTCCAGGCGCCGTACGACCTGGTCGTCGAGGTCGCGCGCACCGGCAAGCTCCCGGTCGTGCTGTTCACCGCCGGCGGCATCGCGACCCCGGCCGACGCGGCGATGATGATGCAGCTCGGCGCCGAGGGCGTGTTCGTCGGCTCCGGCATCTTCAAGTCCGGCAACCCCGCCCAGCGCGCCGAGGCGATCGTGAAGGCCACCACGTTCTACGACGACCCCGACGTGGTCGCCAAGGTCTCCCGCGGCCTGGGCGAGGCGATGGTCGGCATCAACGTCGAGGAGATCCCGCAGCCGCACCGGCTCGCCGAGCGCGGCTGGTAG
- the pgsA gene encoding phosphatidylinositol phosphate synthase, translating to MLERFRAFWVKIWSPVAHLLIKMGVTPNMVTFFGTVGVSAGALVFFPRGYLLTGVLVITAFVFSDLMDGYMARLTGKTSTFGSFWDSTLDRIGDAAIFGGLALYFAGPGDSYLYLCVTVWCLVMGNVTSYARAKAESLGLDAKGGIAERADRLVSILVMTGLGALFDLPILMYVTLWALAAASTYTVGFRVLKVYRQAVALDAGSGPASSAGPDAGDEPAAT from the coding sequence GTGCTCGAACGCTTCCGCGCCTTCTGGGTGAAGATCTGGTCGCCCGTCGCCCACCTGCTGATCAAGATGGGGGTCACCCCCAACATGGTCACGTTCTTCGGGACGGTCGGCGTGTCCGCCGGGGCGCTGGTGTTCTTCCCGCGCGGCTACCTGCTGACGGGTGTCCTGGTCATCACGGCGTTCGTCTTCAGCGACCTGATGGACGGCTACATGGCCCGGCTCACGGGCAAGACGTCGACGTTCGGGTCGTTCTGGGACTCCACCCTCGACCGGATCGGTGACGCGGCGATCTTCGGCGGGCTGGCGCTGTACTTCGCGGGCCCCGGCGACAGCTACCTCTACCTGTGCGTGACGGTGTGGTGCCTGGTCATGGGCAACGTGACGTCTTACGCCCGCGCCAAGGCCGAGTCGCTGGGCCTCGACGCCAAGGGCGGGATCGCGGAGCGTGCCGACCGGCTCGTCTCGATCCTGGTGATGACCGGGCTCGGAGCACTGTTCGACCTGCCGATCCTGATGTACGTCACCCTCTGGGCGCTGGCGGCGGCGAGCACCTACACGGTGGGCTTCCGGGTGCTGAAGGTCTACCGGCAGGCGGTCGCGCTGGACGCGGGATCAGGCCCGGCGTCCAGCGCCGGTCCCGATGCGGGCGACGAGCCCGCTGCGACCTAG
- a CDS encoding HIT family protein, with translation MTDPDGLERLWTPHRMAYVKTPQNLDRDGAERPSDLPECPFCRITRDPETSYDDDLVVARGVTSYAVLNLYPYNPGHLMVLPYRHVADLTELDHDETAEVLELTKRAISAVRRVARPHAFNVGLNLGGVAGGSLSGHLHQHVVPRWSGDANFMTVIAGTKTLPQLLGDTRDLLADAWDG, from the coding sequence GTGACCGATCCCGACGGTCTGGAGCGCCTCTGGACCCCTCACCGGATGGCGTACGTCAAGACGCCGCAGAACCTCGACCGCGACGGCGCCGAGCGTCCCAGCGACCTGCCGGAGTGCCCGTTCTGCCGGATCACGCGCGACCCGGAGACGTCGTACGACGACGACCTCGTGGTCGCCCGCGGCGTCACGTCGTACGCCGTGCTGAACCTGTATCCCTACAACCCCGGTCACCTGATGGTGCTGCCCTACCGGCACGTCGCCGACCTGACCGAGCTCGACCACGACGAGACCGCCGAGGTCCTCGAGCTGACCAAGCGCGCGATCTCCGCTGTACGGCGGGTCGCGCGGCCGCACGCGTTCAACGTCGGCCTCAACCTTGGGGGCGTCGCTGGCGGCTCGCTGTCGGGGCACCTGCACCAGCACGTGGTGCCGCGGTGGTCGGGCGACGCCAACTTCATGACGGTGATCGCCGGCACCAAGACGCTGCCGCAGCTGCTCGGCGACACCCGCGACCTCCTGGCCGACGCCTGGGACGGGTAA
- a CDS encoding TetR/AcrR family transcriptional regulator, whose product MAPDDAAEEVAVPDGRSLRWRKHNQARRQKIIDAAITVLGRQSPGEEVQIQAISEESGVARTVMYRHFADKADLDRAVQREICNRLGEVLIPALAHDGTPEEIIHRVIEGFVLWSVDNPSLFWFAERDLSGWGPTPLQEAFEKIAEAIEAIMDTVVAYVGVELSQDDRDGIDPWVFALIGAAFTGIRRWASRDPRVPDIQQFIDIMSESIWLQINGMALSRGITLPDGRIVDLLHSMGTEPGAVEPSQATGA is encoded by the coding sequence ATGGCTCCCGACGACGCAGCGGAAGAAGTTGCTGTGCCCGACGGACGCAGCCTGCGCTGGCGCAAGCACAACCAGGCGCGACGTCAGAAGATCATCGACGCGGCGATCACCGTCCTCGGCCGGCAGAGTCCCGGCGAGGAGGTACAGATCCAGGCGATCTCCGAGGAGTCCGGCGTCGCGCGCACCGTGATGTACCGCCACTTCGCCGACAAGGCCGACCTCGACCGCGCGGTCCAGCGCGAGATCTGCAACCGCCTCGGCGAGGTGCTCATCCCGGCGCTGGCCCACGACGGCACGCCCGAGGAGATCATCCACCGGGTGATCGAGGGCTTCGTGCTGTGGTCGGTCGACAACCCGAGCCTCTTCTGGTTCGCCGAGCGCGACCTCTCCGGCTGGGGCCCCACCCCGCTGCAGGAGGCGTTCGAGAAGATCGCGGAGGCGATAGAGGCGATCATGGACACCGTCGTCGCCTACGTCGGCGTCGAGCTCAGCCAGGACGACCGCGACGGCATCGACCCGTGGGTGTTCGCCCTGATCGGCGCCGCGTTCACCGGCATCCGGCGCTGGGCCAGCCGCGACCCGCGTGTGCCCGACATCCAACAGTTCATCGACATCATGTCCGAGTCGATCTGGCTGCAGATCAACGGCATGGCGCTCTCCCGCGGCATCACGCTGCCGGACGGTCGCATCGTCGACCTCCTCCACTCGATGGGCACCGAGCCGGGAGCAGTCGAGCCGAGCCAGGCCACCGGGGCGTGA